In one Alnus glutinosa chromosome 12, dhAlnGlut1.1, whole genome shotgun sequence genomic region, the following are encoded:
- the LOC133851205 gene encoding probable linoleate 9S-lipoxygenase 5 → MLHNIINAITGDDDGNRKMKRETAAGEHRKIEGTVVLMKKNVLDFNDFNASILDRVHELLGKRVSLQLISAVNADPAANGLQGKLGNPAYLEDWISTIAPLIAGETAFKVNFDWDEDIAIPGAFLVRNNHHSEFYLKSLTLEDVPGEGRIHFVCNSWVYPADQYKNDRVFFSNKTFLPSETPAPLLKYREEELVNLRGDGTGELQEWDRVYDYAYYNDLGNPDKNAKYARPVLGGSSEYPYPRRGRTGRPPMEKDPNSESRVKLLMSLNIYVPRDERFGHLKMSDFLAYALKAVAQFLKPELESLFDSTPSEFDSFQDVLNLYEGGIKLPDGLLENIREDIPAEMLREIFPTDGEGLLKYPMPQVIKEDRSAWRTDEEFAREMLAGVNPVDIRRLEEFPPASKLDPKVYGDQASTITKQHIENNIDGLSIDEAINKKKLFILDHHDAIMPYLRRINSTSTKTYASRTILFLKSDGTLKPLVIELSLPHPEGDQFGAISKVFTPAEEGVESSIWQLAKAYVAVNDSGYHQLISHWLNTHAAIEPFVIATNRQLSVLHPIHKLLHPHFRDTMNINAFARQILINAGGVLEATVFPAKYSMEMSSVVYKNWVFPEQALPADLIKRGMAVEDSNSPHGLRLLIEDYPYAVDGLEIWSAIKTWVEDYCSYYYKSDDIVQNDSELQSWWKELREEGHGDKKDEPWWPKMQTREELVETCTIIIWIASALHAAVNFGQYPYAGYLPNRPTISRRFMPEKGTPEYDELKSNPDKVYLKTITAQLQTLLGVSLIEILSRHSSDEVYLGQRDTPEWTVDPNPLEAFERFGQTLAGIEDKIIKKNNDKKWKNRVGPVKVPYTLLYPTSEGGITGKGIPNSVSI, encoded by the exons ATGCTTCACAACATCATCAACGCCATCACCGGAGACGATGATGGGAACAGAAAGATGAAACGTGAGACGGCGGCCGGAGAGCACAGGAAGATTGAAGGCACGGTGGTGTTGATGAAGAAGAATGTTTTGGACTTCAACGACTTTAATGCATCGATTCTTGATCGTGTCCATGAGTTGTTAGGCAAGAGGGTTTCTTTGCAGCTCATTAGTGCTGTTAATGCTGACCCAGCTG CAAATGGGTTGCAAGGGAAACTTGGAAATCCAGCATACTTGGAAGACTGGATAAGCACAATCGCCCCATTGATAGCGGGGGAGACAGCATTCAAGGTTAACTTTGACTGGGACGAGGATATAGCAATTCCAGGAGCATTCTTAGTAAGAAACAATCATCACAGTGAATTCTACCTCAAAAGTCTCACCCTCGAAGATGTTCCAGGAGAAGGACGGATCCATTTTGTCTGCAACTCATGGGTTTACCCTGCAGACCAATACAAAAACGACCGTGTTTTCTTCTCCAACAAG ACATTTCTTCCAAGTGAAACACCGGCGCCACTGCTAAAGtacagagaagaagagcttgtGAACTTGAGAGGAGATGGAACAGGGGAGCTTCAGGAATGGGATAGGGTCTACGACTATGCTTACTACAACGATctgggaaatcccgataagaaCGCTAAATATGCCCGTCCGGTTCTTGGAGGGTCTAGCGAGTACCCTTACCCCCGTCGGGGAAGAACTGGACGACCACCGATGGAGAAAG ATCCTAACAGTGAGAGCAGAGTGAAGCTTCTTATGAGCTTAAACATTTATGTTCCAAGAGATGAGCGTTTTGGTCACTTGAAGATGTCAGACTTCCTTGCTTATGCACTGAAAGCCGTAGCTCAGTTCCTTAAACCTGAGCTGGAATCTCTATTTGACAGCACTCCTAGTGAGTTTGACAGCTTTCAAGATGTACTTAATCTCTATGAAGGAGGAATTAAGCTACCTGATGGCTTACTTGAGAATATCAGGGAAGACATTCCAGCCGAGATGCTCAGGGAAATTTTCCCAACCGATGGTGAAGGACTCCTCAAATATCCAATGCCCCAAGTGATTAAAG AGGATAGGTCTGCATGGAGGACTGATGAAGAGTTTGCAAGAGAGATGCTGGCTGGAGTAAACCCTGTCGACATTCGTCGTCTTGAA GAATTTCCACCAGCAAGCAAGCTAGATCCTAAAGTATATGGTGATCAGGCCAGTACAATAACCAAACAACACATTGAAAATAACATAGATGGGCTCAGCATAGATGAG GCAATCAACAAGAAGAAGCTATTCATACTAGATCACCATGATGCGATCATGCCGTATCTGAGGCGAATAAACTCAACTTCTACAAAGACGTATGCCAGCAGGACAATCCTTTTCTTGAAGAGTGATGGGACTTTGAAGCCATTGGTGATTGAATTAAGCTTGCCCCATCCGGAAGGAGATCAATTTGGTGCCATTAGCAAAGTGTTCACACCAGCTGAAGAAGGTGTTGAAAGTTCCATTTGGCAATTGGCAAAAGCTTATGTGGCTGTAAACGACTCTGGCTATCATCAGCTCATTAGCCACTG GTTAAATACCCATGCAGCGATTGAGCCATTTGTGATAGCAACAAATAGACAACTGAGCGTGCTTCACCCAATTCACAAGCTTCTGCATCCTCACTTCCGTGATACCATGAATATAAATGCATTTGCTCGGCAGATCCTCATCAATGCCGGTGGGGTTCTGGAGGCGACAGTTTTTCCAGCAAAGTATTCCATGGAGATGTCATCAGTAGTTTATAAGAACTGGGTTTTTCCTGAGCAAGCACTTCCTGCAGATCTCATCAAGAG GGGAATGGCAGTCGAGGATTCAAACTCCCCACATGGTCTTCGCCTACTGATCGAGGACTATCCATATGCTGTTGATGGGTTGGAAATCTGGTCAGCAATCAAAACATGGGTCGAAGACTACTGCTCCTACTATTACAAGAGTGATGACATTGTACAAAATGACTCTGAACTGCAGTCTTGGTGGAAGGAACTTAGAGAGGAGGGTCATGGTGACAAGAAAGATGAGCCCTGGTGGCCTAAAATGCAAACGCGTGAAGAGCTTGTAGAAACATGCACTATCATCATATGGATTGCTTCTGCGCTCCACGCTGCTGTCAATTTTGGACAGTACCCTTATGCAGGCTACCTCCCAAACCGACCAACAATCAGCCGTCGGTTCATGCCTGAAAAAGGCACTCCTGAATATGATGAACTCAAGTCAAACCCTGATAAGGTTTACTTGAAAACAATTACTGCCCAACTTCAGACACTTCTTGGGGTTTCCCTCATTGAGATTTTGTCAAGGCATTCTTCCGATGAGGTGTATCTCGGGCAAAGAGATACTCCTGAATGGACGGTGGATCCAAATCCATTGGAAGCCTTTGAGAGATTCGGACAGACACTGGCTGGAATTGaggataaaattataaaaaagaacaaTGACAAGAAATGGAAAAACCGAGTTGGACCAGTCAAGGTGCCATATACTTTGCTCTATCCCACTAGTGAAGGTGGAATTACTGGCAAGGGCATTCCCAATAGTGTCTCAATCTAA